The Mytilus galloprovincialis chromosome 2, xbMytGall1.hap1.1, whole genome shotgun sequence genome has a window encoding:
- the LOC143063688 gene encoding uncharacterized protein LOC143063688, translating to MYSSSKETDVERFRSPFESNTEWKIRKKFLVEHINKFDEDRLICLSLCYVNVRQMGCKYPTMVMKQLNELAKDLGEDDISDITNLPSRIKGIETVKFVKSSDKGSRDSSSISGPSPAKKIVPMFGMNFVKSSSEFKSTDVAMHEEQSFVSGMKPFPAQRAKGTGLGYGTPKYSTTGITDIDIKFRTLVHAISDLKKKFGSAKNSIEILQMAVDKTKMSLDTKFRDVVGSQYAHTFVCSLNIDLVEISEGKATNKKAAKHTAFDLAVEKLENTDIYVDQSILDRLVLVKANKNTVQSQSFNSECTTKQTATNDHLDKQKSAYSLPCSFVSHSTQPDSYEASKSFSYDSSNYDDSSYNTEMYESNFKAVSKGNRQVANSLNGDITKFIIFENVSIDNTSNPYSILRQSCDINKALLEFHYELEANGVNMHCTVDIEGETIAEASEVGKVLVKTLAALKAIEELRKICWTIKIKQSIDCQSDDSISRDSVMGEIQKQMETISDDNIGSKLLRKMGWSGGGVGAEGNIGREEPVAVSLQQIIKREGLGLNSGDGMKDFRNKVRKVVEDYAKSETQEDLSFTSDYTKEERAYIHTVSQRLGLKSQSRGKGDDRHLTLSRKRTTNQLFNHLINEGGSTHKYELVPPENSAY from the coding sequence ATGTATTCTAGCTCTAAGGAAACTGATGTTGAGAGATTTAGATCTCCATTTGAAAGTAATACAGAGTGGAAAATTAGGAAAAAATTCCTTGTCGAACATATAAACAAATTTGATGAGGATCGTTTGATATGTTTATCTCTCTGTTATGTGAATGTCAGGCAGATGGGATGCAAGTACCCCACAATGGTGATGAAACAACTGAATGAGTTGGCAAAAGACCTGGGAGAAGATGACATATCAGATATCACAAATCTACCTAGTCGAATCAAAGGCATTGAAACtgttaaatttgtaaaatcaagTGACAAAGGAAGTCGAGATAGTAGTTCAATATCAGGACCATCACCTGCCAAAAAGATTGTACCTATGTTTGGTATGAACTTTGTAAAATCAAGTTCAGAATTTAAAAGTACAGATGTTGCAATGCATGAAGAACAATCGTTTGTATCTGGTATGAAACCATTTCCTGCTCAAAGAGCTAAAGGAACAGGACTAGGATATGGGACACCAAAATACAGTACTACTGGCATAACAGATATAGATATAAAGTTCAGAACATTGGTCCATGCTATATCAGATCTAAAGAAAAAGTTTGGAAGTGCTAAAAACAGTATTGAGATTCTGCAGATGGCTGTAGATAAAACCAAAATGTCTCTTGATACTAAATTTAGAGATGTTGTAGGTTCTCAGTATGCACATACATTTGTGTGCAGCCTGAATATTGACTTGGTAGAGATTTCAGAAGGGAAGGCAACAAATAAAAAAGCAGCTAAACATACAGCATTTGATTTAGCTGTTGAAAAATTGGAAAATACAGATATTTATGTTGATCAGTCCATTCTGGACAGGCTGGTACTGGtaaaagcaaataaaaatacTGTCCAAAGTCAATCATTTAACAGTGAATGTACAACAAAACAAACAGCTACCAATGATCATTTAGACAAACAAAAAAGTGCATACTCTTTACCATGTAGCTTTGTAAGTCATAGTACACAACCTGATTCTTATGAGGCATCAAAATCATTTTCATATGACTCTTCCAATTATGATGACTCATCTTATAATACAGAGATGTATGAATCAAACTTTAAAGCTGTTAGCAAAGGTAACAGACAAGTAGCAAATTCTTTGAATGGGGATataacaaaatttattattttcgaAAATGTCAGTATTGATAATACAAGTAATCCATATTCAATTTTGAGACAGAGTTGTGACATCAATAAGGCATTATTGGAATTCCATTACGAATTAGAAGCAAATGGTGTCAATATGCACTGCACGGTAGACATTGAAGGGGAGACAATTGCAGAAGCTTCTGAAGTAGGTAAAGTCCTTGTAAAAACCCTTGCAGCACTCAAAGCTATCGAGGAACTTAGAAAAATATGCTGGACAATTAAAATTAAGCAAAGTATTGATTGCCAAAGTGATGATAGTATTTCAAGAGATTCAGTTATGGGAGAAATTCAGAAACAAATGGAGACAATATCTGATGACAATATTGGAAGCAAATTACTTCGTAAAATGGGTTGGAGTGGTGGTGGTGTTGGAGCAGAGGGAAATATCGGAAGAGAGGAACCAGTTGCAGTTTCATTGCAGCAAATTATCAAACGTGAAGGTCTTGGACTTAACTCTGGTGATGGAATGAAAGACTTCAGAAATAAAGTAAGAAAAGTTGTGGAAGATTATGCAAAATCTGAAACGCAGGAAGATCTTTCATTTACATCAGACTATACTAAGGAAGAACGTGCATATATACATACAGTAAGCCAGAGACTTGGATTGAAATCACAAAGTCGTGGAAAGGGAGATGATCGACATTTAACATTAAGTAGAAAGAGAACAACAAACCAGTTATTTAACCATCTAATTAATGAAGGTGGATCAACTCATAAATATGAACTTGTTCCACCTGAAAACAGTGCATATTAA